A genomic segment from Leptospirales bacterium encodes:
- a CDS encoding LEA type 2 family protein, protein MTCRLQRILGCVSLVALTLLSASCADLQRRQNLQRCRFSLQNVQVVRASLLAIELKLQLQVENPGDGEAQLDRLDFALFLEDRRLGDGKNQTPTTIPPGETRTIELDFRGSPAQLGLELLSILGRSGEIRYRVEGVAYMDGALGTFPLPFTVENALRR, encoded by the coding sequence GCTGCGTTTCGCTGGTTGCACTTACGCTCTTGTCTGCGAGCTGCGCCGATTTGCAGAGGCGTCAAAATCTGCAGCGCTGTCGTTTCAGTCTGCAGAATGTTCAGGTGGTGCGCGCCTCGCTGCTGGCGATCGAGCTTAAGCTTCAATTGCAGGTCGAAAATCCTGGCGATGGCGAAGCGCAATTGGATCGTCTCGACTTTGCTCTTTTTCTAGAGGACCGCCGCCTGGGCGACGGCAAGAATCAAACGCCCACGACGATTCCTCCCGGTGAGACGCGGACGATTGAACTGGATTTCCGCGGATCGCCGGCGCAACTGGGGCTGGAATTGCTCAGTATTCTGGGGCGCAGCGGCGAAATCCGCTACCGCGTCGAAGGCGTCGCCTATATGGATGGCGCGCTGGGAACTTTCCCCCTTCCATTCACGGTAGAGAATGCGTTGCGCCGCTGA